The nucleotide window CACCTGATGTACCGATATTTACATTAGCAATTCCACAATCAGAACCCCATGCTGAAAGAAATTCTTCAGCTTCACGCATGTTATTTGTAAAAATTGATGAGGATAATCCCTGCACTACGGAGTTTTGTAATTCAATTGCCGAAGAAACATTTCCCGAATATTTTATTAAATATAGGATCGGCGCAAATGTCTCTTCCTGCACTATTTGAAAACTATTTTCCGCTTCAACAAGTGCGGGCATAACATAAGTACCTGATTCAAATCCTTTGCCGCTAAGAACTTGTCCGCCGAAAAGTAGTTTACCCCCCTCTTGTTTAACACGTTCGATAGCTTTAGTAAACTCATTAACTGCGTCCTTATCTATCAAAGGACCAACATGATTTTTTTCATCAAGAGGGTTTCCTATTCTTAAACTTGAATATGCCTTAACAAGAGATTCTTTAACTTTATCGAAAATACTTTCATGGATGATCAATCTTCTTGTACTGGTACATCTCTGTCCGCATGTTCCAACTGCACCAAATACTACTGCAGGAACAGCCATTTTCAAATCCGCATCGGGGCTCATAATAATTGCATTGTTACCACCAAGCTCTAGTATTGATTTACCAAATCTTTTTGCGATAACTTGTGCGGCATGGCGACCGACATTAGTCGAACCTGTAACCGATATAAGAGGTATGTTTTTATCATTTAATATTGTTTCCCCTATTGTAGATCCTTTACCAACTATCAAAGAAAATATACCTTCTGGTAAATTATTCTCTTTAACTACTTGCGAAACTATTTTTTGAGTGGCAATAGCAGATAGTGGCACTTTTGATGAGGGCTTCCATAAATTTACGTCACCACAAACTGCAGCAAGCATTGCATTCCATGCCCAAACTGCAACTGGAAAATTAAAAGCTGAAATAGTTGTAACTATCCCTAATGGATGATACTGATCGTACATCCGATGATTTGGTCTTTCTGATTGCATTGTGTAACCGTATAACTGTCTCGATTGACCAACTGCAAAATCACAAATATCAATCATCTCCTGAACTTCACCTAATCCTTCTTGTAATGATTTACCCATTTCGAAAGAAACTAATGATCCTAATTCCTTTTTATATTCTCGAAGTTTTAATCCTATCTGTCTTACAATCTCCCCTCTTTTTGGTGCGGGAATGGTTCGCCAATACTTAAATGCTTCAAGCGAAGTTTTAATAATATTGTTATAATCATTTTCCGATGCTTGATAAACTGAAGCAATCACTTCTCCATTTGCCGGAGATGAAATTGTAAGTTTTCCTTCTGACATAGTATGATTCCATACACTGCCTGTT belongs to Ignavibacteriales bacterium and includes:
- a CDS encoding aldehyde dehydrogenase family protein, which codes for MDFLKRLGIEENNFGSSTGSVWNHTMSEGKLTISSPANGEVIASVYQASENDYNNIIKTSLEAFKYWRTIPAPKRGEIVRQIGLKLREYKKELGSLVSFEMGKSLQEGLGEVQEMIDICDFAVGQSRQLYGYTMQSERPNHRMYDQYHPLGIVTTISAFNFPVAVWAWNAMLAAVCGDVNLWKPSSKVPLSAIATQKIVSQVVKENNLPEGIFSLIVGKGSTIGETILNDKNIPLISVTGSTNVGRHAAQVIAKRFGKSILELGGNNAIIMSPDADLKMAVPAVVFGAVGTCGQRCTSTRRLIIHESIFDKVKESLVKAYSSLRIGNPLDEKNHVGPLIDKDAVNEFTKAIERVKQEGGKLLFGGQVLSGKGFESGTYVMPALVEAENSFQIVQEETFAPILYLIKYSGNVSSAIELQNSVVQGLSSSIFTNNMREAEEFLSAWGSDCGIANVNIGTSGAEIGGAFGGEKETGGGRESGSDAWKAYMRRQTNTINFGSTLPLAQGIKFEL